In Candidatus Babeliales bacterium, the following are encoded in one genomic region:
- a CDS encoding pyridoxamine 5'-phosphate oxidase family protein: MAKHVGIKLPEDLIEILKKGQTVGVLATFSEKGLPHTTPIQSVYPKGFESILISIHKEHAGYHNMVWQKKVMLCFMDEGNVAYSVLGRAGVVRAPSLVHPLMNVVRIDIIDIKSDRSVLTKVDQGIRWSYTSWEAEELLNALNNELKELAQVL, encoded by the coding sequence ATGGCAAAACATGTTGGCATTAAACTTCCAGAAGATCTTATTGAAATATTAAAAAAAGGACAAACTGTAGGAGTTTTGGCAACGTTTTCAGAAAAAGGATTGCCGCATACAACTCCTATTCAAAGTGTCTATCCTAAAGGATTTGAAAGTATCTTGATTTCAATACACAAAGAGCATGCTGGATATCATAATATGGTATGGCAAAAAAAAGTGATGCTTTGTTTTATGGATGAAGGGAATGTTGCATATAGTGTTTTAGGACGTGCAGGAGTGGTGCGTGCGCCATCATTAGTGCATCCATTGATGAACGTAGTGCGTATTGATATTATTGACATTAAAAGTGATAGATCTGTACTGACAAAAGTTGACCAGGGTATTCGTTGGAGTTATACCTCATGGGAAGCAGAAGAATTGCTTAACGCCTTAAATAACGAGTTAAAAGAGTTAGCACAAGTATTATAA
- the hemW gene encoding radical SAM family heme chaperone HemW: MDSHSLYIHWPFCPYKCHFCPFVAFAKQDHLMERYHAALMNELLMFRQKYDQKLLLNTIYFGGGTPSTYPEHLLLDTFAILKRENIFADDIEITIEVNPGTVTQDKLALWSKIGVTRLSIGVQSLKDSVLQELNRHQSAADVQAVLQMAKGLFKSVSIDLIVGLPGVSQDEWREMIETVVTWPINHISVYYLTVHEDTPLYFRVQQKRVELPCDDMVVDLYQWTCNQLNAYGFEQYELSSFAKKGHESRHNRMYWSRKPFKGVGVGAWSFDGQSRFQNEKNLMLYMQAAEAGNEVIRVCDQLTDQQVHLEKVMLGLRQTRGLLLADMFDGLSVAQKESITSQIAFLQENGFIVERDDRIFMTPRGMSIENTIAQRLSL; this comes from the coding sequence ATGGATAGTCATTCGTTATATATTCATTGGCCCTTCTGCCCTTATAAGTGTCATTTTTGTCCCTTTGTTGCTTTTGCAAAACAAGACCATCTTATGGAGCGTTATCACGCTGCCCTTATGAATGAATTACTCATGTTCAGGCAGAAGTATGATCAGAAACTTTTACTTAATACTATTTACTTCGGAGGCGGCACGCCAAGCACGTATCCAGAACATCTGCTACTTGACACGTTTGCTATACTTAAAAGAGAGAACATATTTGCAGACGATATAGAAATTACTATTGAGGTTAACCCAGGCACAGTTACTCAGGATAAGTTGGCCTTATGGAGTAAAATAGGGGTTACACGGCTGAGTATAGGGGTACAGAGTTTAAAAGATTCAGTTTTACAGGAACTGAATAGGCATCAATCAGCGGCAGACGTGCAGGCAGTATTGCAGATGGCTAAAGGATTGTTTAAATCGGTCTCTATAGATCTTATTGTGGGTTTACCCGGTGTATCGCAGGATGAGTGGCGTGAAATGATAGAAACAGTGGTCACGTGGCCGATAAATCATATATCTGTTTATTATTTAACCGTACATGAAGATACGCCATTGTATTTTCGAGTACAACAAAAAAGGGTGGAGTTGCCCTGTGATGATATGGTGGTTGATTTATATCAATGGACCTGCAACCAGTTAAATGCATACGGATTTGAACAGTATGAGTTGTCTAGTTTCGCAAAAAAAGGACATGAATCTCGACATAATCGTATGTATTGGAGTCGTAAACCATTTAAAGGAGTTGGCGTTGGTGCGTGGTCATTTGATGGGCAGAGTCGCTTTCAAAATGAAAAGAATCTGATGTTGTATATGCAAGCAGCCGAAGCTGGCAATGAAGTGATACGAGTTTGCGATCAATTAACGGACCAACAAGTGCATCTTGAAAAAGTGATGTTGGGTTTAAGACAAACAAGAGGATTGTTGTTGGCAGATATGTTTGATGGGCTGTCTGTGGCTCAAAAGGAATCAATCACTTCGCAGATTGCTTTCTTGCAAGAAAATGGATTTATTGTTGAGCGAGATGATCGTATTTTTATGACGCCGCGTGGCATGTCGATTGAAAATACAATAGCTCAAAGGTTATCCCTGTAA
- a CDS encoding DUF58 domain-containing protein yields the protein MLSNDVIKKIRRIEIATRRILTGSAIGDSRSIVRGPGFEFDQIREYQIGDDVRYIDWNSSSRANSLLVKQYQQERNRTIIIAIDVSASSLFCSGDQLKSDVMAQVAAVFTLAAEYAKDAVSVLLFSDEIELYIPAGSGRQHTRLIMEKLFAYQSKSKKTRIACALDRLMGLGKPDGILFLISDFIDTTLQNNKKILSLVARKYDFVAVRCLDTNEHALPLAGFITVTDSETGQTVLVDLRKQSGAASLFLKNRLQQQEQLFKRNGVALLDIMVDRPFVNDVIKFFRKRMMK from the coding sequence ATGTTGAGTAATGATGTTATAAAAAAAATTCGTCGGATTGAAATTGCTACGCGGCGGATACTTACTGGTTCAGCTATTGGCGATAGCCGATCGATAGTAAGAGGTCCTGGATTTGAATTTGATCAGATTAGAGAATATCAGATAGGGGATGATGTTCGCTATATTGATTGGAATAGTTCATCCCGTGCTAACAGTTTATTGGTAAAGCAGTATCAACAAGAGCGCAATAGAACAATTATAATAGCGATAGATGTATCAGCATCATCGCTATTTTGTTCGGGCGATCAGCTAAAATCAGATGTAATGGCTCAAGTTGCAGCAGTGTTTACGCTTGCAGCTGAATATGCAAAAGATGCGGTGAGTGTTTTGTTATTTTCTGACGAAATTGAGCTGTATATTCCAGCAGGATCTGGTCGACAGCATACACGATTGATTATGGAAAAGTTATTTGCATATCAGAGTAAAAGTAAAAAAACGCGTATCGCTTGCGCATTGGATCGCCTGATGGGATTGGGTAAACCGGATGGTATCCTCTTTCTTATTTCTGATTTTATTGATACAACATTACAGAATAATAAAAAAATTCTTTCTCTTGTTGCACGCAAGTATGATTTTGTTGCGGTGCGTTGTTTAGATACTAATGAGCATGCATTGCCCTTAGCTGGATTTATTACCGTTACTGATAGTGAAACGGGGCAAACGGTTTTGGTTGATTTGCGAAAACAATCAGGTGCCGCATCTTTGTTTTTAAAAAATAGATTGCAGCAACAAGAGCAACTATTTAAAAGAAATGGGGTAGCGTTGTTGGATATTATGGTAGATCGTCCATTTGTGAATGATGTAATTAAGTTTTTTCGTAAACGTATGATGAAATAA
- the serS gene encoding serine--tRNA ligase, whose product MINLHELRTDTDRVISLLQKKDPSFDIHTLINLDEKVRLLKQEVESLRGKKNELAEAAKGGVTDAIRASSIEIGKQLKQKEQLLIELEQEFKVLVLSCPNVPAADLPLGGKEANRVVKEVGKKLEYDFEVKNHLDLMTALGWIDFERAAVMTGANFALYRGEAVKLMYALTMLMFKNNLKHGYEPILPPYLINERSLEISGNFPKFKDQAYAIPEDGLYLTPTAEVPLTNMYRDHIFMAQELPLRMTSWTSCFRREAGGYGAAERGLIRIHQFEKLELYTICEPEKSFDELDRMIACAESILQMLGLHYRISLLAAQDCSFQSAKTYDIEVWMPGQKAFYEVSSCSNCTDFQARRGMIRYRDVGDQKAQFVHTLNASSLALPRLMVALIETYQKADGTIEFPDVLKKEMMFV is encoded by the coding sequence ATGATAAATTTGCATGAATTACGTACTGACACAGATCGCGTTATTTCATTACTACAAAAAAAAGATCCATCATTTGACATACATACATTAATTAACCTTGATGAAAAAGTGCGTTTGCTTAAGCAAGAAGTTGAGTCGTTGCGTGGTAAAAAAAATGAGCTAGCAGAAGCTGCAAAGGGCGGCGTCACTGATGCGATTCGTGCAAGCTCCATTGAAATCGGTAAGCAGTTAAAACAAAAAGAACAGTTGCTTATTGAATTAGAACAAGAATTTAAGGTGTTAGTATTATCATGTCCCAACGTTCCTGCAGCAGATTTACCGCTTGGCGGCAAGGAAGCCAATCGTGTGGTCAAAGAAGTTGGTAAAAAATTAGAATATGACTTTGAGGTAAAAAATCATCTTGATTTGATGACTGCATTAGGATGGATTGATTTTGAACGCGCAGCAGTAATGACGGGTGCAAATTTTGCATTGTATCGTGGTGAGGCGGTCAAATTGATGTACGCGTTAACGATGCTAATGTTTAAGAATAATTTAAAACATGGATACGAACCGATTTTGCCTCCGTATTTAATTAATGAGCGATCGTTAGAAATATCAGGAAATTTTCCAAAATTTAAAGATCAGGCGTATGCAATTCCGGAAGATGGATTGTATCTTACGCCAACAGCGGAAGTACCGCTTACCAATATGTATCGTGATCATATTTTTATGGCTCAAGAATTACCATTACGTATGACTTCATGGACGAGTTGTTTTCGACGCGAAGCGGGTGGATATGGTGCAGCTGAACGAGGTTTAATTCGTATTCATCAGTTTGAAAAGCTTGAGTTGTATACTATTTGTGAACCAGAAAAATCATTTGATGAATTAGATCGTATGATTGCATGTGCAGAATCTATTTTGCAAATGCTGGGTTTGCATTATCGCATTAGCTTATTAGCTGCGCAGGATTGTTCATTCCAGTCAGCAAAAACATATGATATAGAAGTTTGGATGCCGGGACAAAAAGCGTTTTATGAAGTTTCTTCATGTAGTAATTGTACTGATTTTCAGGCGCGACGCGGTATGATTCGATATAGAGATGTTGGAGACCAGAAGGCGCAATTTGTGCATACATTAAATGCTTCTTCATTAGCACTGCCTCGTTTGATGGTGGCATTGATTGAAACCTATCAAAAGGCTGATGGCACGATTGAGTTTCCTGATGTTTTAAAAAAAGAGATGATGTTTGTATAG
- a CDS encoding HU family DNA-binding protein codes for MNKSELINSLSEETTFSKKDISRVLDSLTRIIERTLKKGEKVSLTGFGAFWISRRPARKGINPATKERINLPSVNVPRFKAGKNLREVVRLVKVG; via the coding sequence ATGAATAAAAGTGAATTAATAAATTCGCTGAGTGAGGAAACGACCTTTAGTAAGAAGGACATTTCCCGTGTACTAGATTCTCTTACCCGTATTATCGAACGTACGTTGAAAAAGGGTGAGAAAGTATCTCTTACAGGATTTGGAGCTTTCTGGATTTCTCGTCGTCCAGCTCGCAAGGGTATTAATCCAGCAACAAAAGAGCGCATTAATCTTCCTTCAGTGAATGTTCCTCGTTTCAAAGCGGGAAAAAACTTAAGAGAAGTTGTAAGATTAGTTAAGGTTGGTTGA
- a CDS encoding TatD family hydrolase → MLIDTHCHINILIKKNFDVPLLCEEINAASAVIEQARAHDVSHIINVGTNFVESKNCVALAQKYNNCFAAVGIHPNDCTAEWRTELKEIEQLLKNAEKNKIVAIGECGLDRHYPDYNIARQKDAFKAQIELALTHDLALIVHTRDAHDETLRSLEEFAGQITRGVIHCFSEDQSFADQVIAWNFFLGIGGIITYPKNNDLRAIVKQVTVKNIVLETDAPFLPPQHMRGKTNHPLHIKTVAEYIAQLSDISLESVAQETSNNTQRLFRILI, encoded by the coding sequence ATGCTTATCGACACACACTGTCATATCAATATACTAATCAAAAAAAACTTTGATGTGCCATTACTTTGCGAAGAAATTAATGCAGCATCTGCTGTCATTGAGCAAGCACGCGCACATGACGTTTCTCACATCATCAACGTTGGAACAAATTTTGTAGAAAGTAAAAATTGCGTTGCACTTGCACAAAAATACAATAACTGTTTTGCTGCTGTTGGTATTCATCCTAATGATTGCACTGCAGAGTGGCGCACAGAACTAAAAGAGATTGAGCAACTTCTTAAAAATGCTGAAAAAAATAAAATTGTTGCGATCGGTGAATGCGGACTGGATCGTCATTATCCTGATTACAATATTGCACGACAAAAAGATGCTTTCAAAGCACAGATAGAACTTGCACTTACTCACGATCTTGCACTCATTGTACATACCCGTGATGCTCATGATGAGACACTCAGATCGCTTGAAGAATTTGCAGGACAAATCACTCGCGGCGTCATTCATTGCTTCTCAGAAGATCAATCATTTGCTGATCAAGTTATTGCATGGAATTTTTTTCTTGGCATTGGCGGCATTATCACCTATCCTAAAAACAATGATTTACGCGCTATCGTTAAACAGGTAACTGTTAAAAACATTGTATTGGAAACCGATGCTCCCTTTTTACCCCCTCAGCATATGCGGGGAAAAACTAACCATCCACTCCATATAAAAACAGTTGCAGAATATATAGCACAATTATCCGATATTTCGCTTGAATCAGTTGCACAAGAAACGAGCAATAATACGCAACGATTATTTAGAATTTTAATATAA
- a CDS encoding sodium/proline symporter, producing the protein MEIQILLAFILYFCVLTLIGLYVYSKNQSASAYLVGDRSVNYWVTAIATQATDMGIWLFLGFPAQVYLNGVPELWTAIGLVTGMLVNWHFIAPRLRRETEKHNAHTVASYLEKHYNDRSGIIRLLTGIIMLVFFTIYISAALMGMGELFASAFGITYHVGIFLGLAAAIIYTLLGGFVAIAWCDFFQGIFLLIMIVLVPAYAFFHIGGAHAIVTAAQEKNISLSLFSSWYDLGKGLLLAAGWGLAYPGLPHILLNFMGIDKPENLRRATYIGITWQIIVLLAATSAGLIAIPYFGATLAAPETLFILMAKQLFFPFLVGLVLCGVFAATLSTLDSHILISGSVIAQDIYKYSINPQAHSKAILKLSRISSIIVSLLAILLVYHKNSSIYSLVNYAWSGLGSAFAPLMIMTLYYKNTTRAGAIAGIITGATVSAVWPSINSYILPSITILPLVTGFFSSLFIIFAVSAITKKQ; encoded by the coding sequence ATGGAAATACAAATTCTGCTCGCATTTATACTCTACTTTTGCGTACTCACCTTAATTGGTTTATACGTATATTCAAAAAACCAATCCGCATCTGCATATCTCGTAGGAGATCGATCCGTTAACTATTGGGTTACCGCGATCGCCACACAAGCAACCGACATGGGCATTTGGCTCTTTTTAGGATTCCCTGCGCAAGTATATCTCAATGGCGTTCCAGAGCTATGGACTGCTATTGGGCTCGTAACCGGCATGCTCGTTAATTGGCATTTCATCGCCCCTAGATTACGCCGAGAAACTGAAAAACATAATGCGCACACTGTAGCTTCATACTTAGAAAAACATTATAACGATCGCTCGGGTATCATACGACTATTAACTGGCATTATTATGCTTGTTTTTTTTACCATCTATATTTCAGCTGCCCTTATGGGCATGGGAGAGCTATTTGCATCAGCATTTGGCATTACCTACCATGTCGGGATATTTCTTGGTCTTGCTGCTGCAATCATATACACACTGCTTGGTGGATTTGTTGCAATCGCTTGGTGTGATTTTTTCCAAGGAATATTCTTACTTATCATGATTGTGCTCGTACCAGCATATGCATTTTTCCACATTGGTGGCGCGCACGCAATTGTAACTGCGGCACAAGAAAAAAACATTTCATTATCACTTTTTTCTTCTTGGTATGATCTTGGAAAAGGATTACTGCTTGCCGCTGGTTGGGGACTGGCATATCCAGGCCTTCCACACATTTTGCTTAATTTTATGGGCATTGATAAACCTGAAAATCTTCGCCGCGCTACCTACATTGGTATCACCTGGCAAATCATTGTACTCCTTGCTGCTACCAGTGCAGGACTGATCGCAATTCCTTACTTTGGAGCAACGCTCGCAGCTCCTGAAACGTTATTTATCCTCATGGCAAAACAATTATTCTTTCCTTTCCTCGTTGGGCTTGTTTTATGTGGCGTCTTTGCGGCTACACTCTCTACTCTTGATAGCCATATTCTTATCTCCGGTTCCGTGATCGCGCAAGATATTTATAAATACAGTATCAATCCACAAGCGCATTCAAAGGCGATTCTAAAACTATCCCGTATTAGTTCAATTATTGTATCATTACTAGCAATCCTGCTTGTGTACCACAAAAATAGCTCAATTTATTCTTTGGTTAATTACGCTTGGTCTGGACTTGGCAGTGCGTTTGCTCCACTGATGATCATGACGTTGTACTACAAAAATACAACTCGTGCCGGGGCTATTGCAGGAATTATAACTGGCGCAACTGTTTCAGCAGTTTGGCCATCAATAAATAGTTATATATTGCCATCAATCACTATCTTACCGTTAGTCACTGGGTTTTTCTCAAGCTTGTTTATCATCTTTGCCGTTTCAGCAATCACAAAAAAACAATAA
- a CDS encoding tRNA-binding protein: MNTSKNIITYEEFERVDLRSGIITKVEDFPRAKKPAFKVWADFGPEIGVLQTSAQVTAHYTPETLMGRPIVGCVNLGEKNIAGFLSQFLLVGFPDEQGKICLVTVDPKAPNGQKLC, from the coding sequence ATGAATACTTCTAAAAACATAATTACCTATGAAGAATTCGAACGTGTTGATTTGCGTTCAGGCATCATAACCAAAGTAGAAGACTTTCCTCGTGCAAAAAAACCTGCATTTAAAGTATGGGCAGATTTTGGCCCTGAAATTGGCGTTTTACAAACATCTGCTCAAGTCACCGCACATTACACACCTGAAACATTAATGGGTAGACCGATTGTTGGATGCGTAAATTTAGGTGAAAAAAATATCGCAGGATTTTTATCACAATTTCTTTTGGTTGGATTTCCAGATGAGCAGGGTAAGATATGCTTAGTTACCGTTGATCCAAAAGCTCCAAATGGACAAAAACTGTGCTAA
- a CDS encoding metal-dependent hydrolase: MPGYRGHLAGGAIAYGITVYLLQSLHPSAITLIEWLGFALIGSLFPDVDTKSKGQKLFYSVFGITCIGLAIEGKFKIISGLAILGILPLLVHHRGLFHRIWFVIGLPLFIVWLGSLWAPALTRSMLFDALFFIVGAISHLWLDLGLRRMLRF; encoded by the coding sequence ATGCCTGGATATAGAGGTCATTTAGCAGGAGGAGCAATTGCATATGGTATCACGGTGTATTTGTTGCAATCATTGCATCCTTCGGCTATCACATTAATTGAATGGTTGGGATTTGCATTAATCGGTTCATTATTTCCCGATGTGGATACAAAAAGTAAAGGGCAAAAACTATTTTACTCTGTTTTTGGTATCACCTGTATAGGGCTTGCGATAGAAGGGAAGTTCAAGATTATTTCTGGGCTTGCGATTCTTGGCATCTTACCATTACTGGTGCATCATCGAGGATTGTTTCATCGTATTTGGTTTGTGATAGGATTACCACTTTTTATTGTATGGCTGGGGTCGCTGTGGGCGCCGGCATTAACACGGAGCATGCTTTTTGATGCTCTATTTTTTATTGTGGGTGCAATCTCCCATCTATGGTTAGACTTAGGATTGCGACGCATGCTCCGTTTTTAA
- a CDS encoding SpoIID/LytB domain-containing protein, with protein MKKSCSQKISLPSYVIIMSRLIKFYFLLSIASGLAAAEIISVIPQESVHSLLKIELFSKAGFRVEDIGVHQKRVTVPSTALLIEQDNGKLVVNGKKTGVESLHIMPLKGMITDKEGPYKGAVRVQYRDGELAVIGEKKVATRDKHVTKKIEDKNEQLSDFLPIYTVRVLLHQMDDLTPTESVLSAKDGLLLYCISNGEKKLLQRGTIISFKNNGIDLFVEGKKYDGDQLLIVPRKGYIEHAGRAYDGTFLVIKHNNKWLFVNALDLEQYLFSVLSTESWPGWPLEVNKAFAIMSRSYVMAMIERARVSKQPYHVKNTNAHQTYRGVHTNAVLQVAVDQTKGVFLAYENKPILAMYDCCCGGVIPAQIHDFNFLKAPYLARKYACLYCSGCSLYQWEAQYSSQQMNECLSPLHKSFGKIKQIKVTKRDDAGLVLQVRIRGTKASAFCTGKKLYSLLKQIKSYSFSISKKSDYFVLTGRGYGHHIGVCQWGAREMVRRGKGYKDILMFYYPGTTFMRLR; from the coding sequence ATGAAAAAATCTTGCTCACAGAAGATCAGCTTGCCTTCTTACGTGATCATAATGTCTCGATTGATTAAGTTTTATTTTTTATTATCCATTGCAAGCGGATTGGCTGCCGCTGAAATCATTTCGGTGATACCGCAAGAAAGTGTCCATTCATTATTAAAAATAGAACTGTTTAGTAAAGCTGGTTTTCGTGTAGAGGATATTGGTGTCCATCAAAAACGGGTCACTGTACCATCTACAGCTCTCTTGATCGAACAAGATAATGGCAAATTGGTAGTGAATGGAAAAAAAACCGGTGTTGAATCTTTACATATTATGCCATTAAAAGGAATGATAACGGATAAAGAGGGGCCATATAAAGGGGCGGTAAGAGTACAATATCGTGATGGAGAGTTGGCGGTTATAGGTGAAAAAAAAGTTGCTACACGAGATAAGCACGTTACGAAAAAAATTGAAGATAAAAATGAACAACTTTCTGATTTCTTGCCAATATATACGGTACGGGTATTGCTGCACCAAATGGATGATCTAACGCCAACAGAGTCAGTTTTGTCAGCGAAGGATGGATTGTTATTGTACTGCATTAGTAATGGTGAAAAAAAGTTGTTGCAGCGTGGAACGATCATTTCTTTTAAAAATAATGGGATTGATTTGTTTGTTGAGGGGAAAAAGTATGATGGAGATCAACTCCTTATTGTTCCGCGTAAAGGCTATATAGAACATGCAGGACGCGCCTATGATGGTACGTTTTTAGTGATAAAGCATAATAATAAATGGTTGTTTGTGAATGCATTAGATTTGGAGCAATATCTCTTTTCTGTGCTCAGTACAGAGAGTTGGCCGGGATGGCCCTTGGAAGTTAATAAAGCGTTTGCAATTATGTCGCGCAGTTATGTTATGGCAATGATCGAACGAGCTCGAGTGAGTAAGCAGCCCTATCATGTTAAAAATACCAATGCGCATCAAACATATAGAGGAGTGCATACTAATGCGGTGTTGCAGGTAGCGGTTGATCAAACAAAAGGGGTATTTCTTGCGTATGAAAATAAACCGATTCTTGCTATGTATGATTGTTGTTGTGGTGGGGTGATTCCAGCACAAATACATGATTTTAATTTTTTAAAAGCGCCTTATTTGGCACGCAAATATGCTTGTTTGTATTGTAGTGGTTGTTCGCTGTATCAATGGGAAGCGCAGTATTCATCGCAACAGATGAATGAATGTTTAAGCCCGTTGCATAAATCATTTGGAAAAATAAAACAAATTAAAGTAACCAAAAGAGATGATGCAGGGTTGGTATTACAAGTTCGTATTCGTGGTACAAAAGCTTCTGCGTTTTGTACGGGGAAAAAATTGTATTCGTTATTAAAACAGATAAAGAGTTACAGCTTTTCTATTTCAAAAAAATCTGATTATTTTGTATTAACAGGACGTGGTTATGGGCATCATATTGGAGTGTGCCAGTGGGGGGCGCGTGAAATGGTGCGTCGGGGTAAGGGATATAAAGATATTTTAATGTTTTATTATCCGGGTACCACGTTTATGAGGCTGCGCTAG
- a CDS encoding ribonuclease HI family protein, whose protein sequence is MKQLLLFDSENNTVSSGERSYWKMFIDGASRDNPGKSGAGVYIVKNDKVVGKFGYYLGIKTNNQAEYLALVLGLFYLKNNVAVTDFVMIFSDSQLLVRQIQGIYKIKNELLKPLYAVAKKILSSMKYDIAHIMREENSNADALANKGIHEKILLTEDQLAFLRDHNVSID, encoded by the coding sequence ATGAAACAGCTATTGTTATTTGATTCAGAAAATAATACGGTAAGTAGTGGTGAGCGATCGTATTGGAAAATGTTTATTGATGGTGCTTCGCGTGATAATCCAGGAAAGTCTGGTGCAGGCGTTTATATCGTAAAAAATGATAAAGTTGTTGGTAAATTTGGCTATTATTTAGGAATTAAAACAAATAACCAAGCGGAGTATTTGGCTCTTGTGCTTGGGCTTTTTTATTTAAAAAATAATGTCGCAGTTACAGACTTTGTAATGATTTTTTCCGATTCACAGCTGCTTGTACGTCAGATTCAAGGAATATATAAAATTAAGAATGAGTTGCTAAAACCATTATATGCAGTCGCAAAAAAAATATTGTCATCAATGAAATATGATATTGCGCATATAATGCGAGAAGAAAATAGTAACGCTGATGCACTAGCAAACAAGGGAATACATGAAAAAATCTTGCTCACAGAAGATCAGCTTGCCTTCTTACGTGATCATAATGTCTCGATTGATTAA
- a CDS encoding carbonic anhydrase, whose translation MDKSFKKALDGYQLFRTKYVLGDKTVMQDLSREGQKPQIMFIACCDSRVDPALILQCDPGDLFVVRNVANIVPPYEKDGQHHGTSAALEFGICYLNIKDLIILGHSQCGGIQTLIHNDNLKQNDFITSWVSLIKTDMRHAHTPDDCAKLALQSSYENCMEFPWIAERVTQKQLAVHVWFFDIEQGQIFTYSDETGQYTPLD comes from the coding sequence ATGGACAAATCTTTTAAAAAAGCACTCGACGGATACCAACTCTTTAGAACAAAATACGTTCTTGGAGATAAAACTGTTATGCAAGACCTTTCTCGCGAAGGTCAAAAACCTCAAATCATGTTTATTGCCTGTTGCGATTCTCGAGTGGATCCCGCGCTCATCTTACAATGCGACCCAGGAGATCTTTTTGTGGTACGTAACGTAGCCAATATCGTGCCTCCGTATGAAAAAGACGGCCAACATCATGGCACTAGCGCAGCATTAGAATTCGGCATTTGTTATCTCAATATCAAAGATCTTATTATACTTGGCCATAGTCAATGCGGCGGCATTCAAACCCTAATACATAATGATAACCTCAAGCAAAATGATTTTATAACCAGCTGGGTCTCACTCATTAAAACAGATATGCGTCATGCCCATACTCCCGATGATTGCGCAAAATTGGCCCTGCAAAGCTCATATGAAAACTGTATGGAGTTCCCTTGGATTGCAGAAAGAGTTACTCAAAAGCAGCTCGCTGTGCATGTTTGGTTCTTTGATATAGAGCAAGGACAAATTTTTACCTATTCTGATGAAACTGGTCAATACACACCGCTTGATTAA
- a CDS encoding carbonic anhydrase, with the protein MKISIPGLLLSLILTPSLIQSATPLQKTRYTQIKDATFTPLPANPTAIGDEYFQKALNGYQTFRKKYALGDKTVMQDLSREGQKPHLMIIACSDSRVDPAVILQCDPGELFVVRNVANIVPPYEKDGTYHGTSAALEFGINYLHIPHLIILGHSQCAGMQTLFESDNRTKNDDFITNWVSVVKLDTKHIHSTDEYTKKALQQSYKNCMTFPWIAERVKQNLLHIHIWFFDIKTGQIFTYSDKTKQYEPLG; encoded by the coding sequence ATGAAAATTTCAATACCAGGGTTGCTACTAAGTCTTATACTAACCCCTTCCCTAATACAATCAGCAACCCCTTTACAAAAAACAAGGTACACCCAAATTAAAGATGCTACTTTTACACCTCTGCCGGCAAATCCTACTGCTATTGGAGACGAATATTTTCAAAAGGCTCTTAACGGGTATCAAACATTTAGAAAAAAATATGCTCTTGGCGACAAAACTGTTATGCAAGATCTGTCACGAGAAGGACAAAAACCTCACCTCATGATTATTGCTTGCAGCGATTCACGGGTCGATCCTGCAGTAATTTTACAATGTGATCCAGGAGAACTATTTGTTGTGCGAAATGTTGCAAATATTGTCCCTCCTTATGAAAAAGATGGCACCTATCACGGAACCAGCGCCGCGTTGGAATTCGGCATCAACTATTTACACATTCCCCATCTTATTATTCTTGGCCATAGCCAATGTGCTGGCATGCAAACACTATTTGAATCTGACAATAGAACAAAGAATGATGATTTTATAACCAACTGGGTATCAGTGGTCAAACTGGATACAAAGCATATACATAGCACTGATGAGTACACAAAAAAAGCACTACAACAATCATACAAAAATTGCATGACGTTTCCTTGGATTGCAGAAAGAGTAAAACAAAACTTACTCCATATTCATATCTGGTTCTTTGATATCAAAACGGGGCAAATTTTTACCTATTCCGATAAAACAAAGCAATATGAGCCGCTTGGTTAG